The region CGACCACAACGATGCTAGTAGGCGTAGGCTCACCGACGGAGAAATCGTGGAGTTGTGCGCCGAGTTGGTCGGGTGCAGGGACGGGAACAGTGACCCCGGAGCTGCAGAATATCATGGCCAGCCTGGTGAAATGCCCACACATGCAAGAGGCCGTCCGGAAGGAGATCAGCGCTGCCGTGGACCCAGACGCCGAGGAGGTCGGCGAGGAGGTCCATGGTAAGCTAGAGTACCTCAATGCTGTGGTCATGAAGGAACCAAAAGAGCATGGAGCTGTGATTCTCGTCATCACCGGGCAagatacaaaaaaaagacacatatcATTTCCTTGACGATGACTTGCGCGATGCTTTTCCACTTAAGTTCCTCTGGAAAGAAACCAAGCAAATTCCCACGTGTGTAGAATGTAAGAGGAGTCCGACGAAAGACGAGTGAAGATGATTAGATATGCATTTCTGCCACGGCACAATAATGGATTTGGACCTACCATGAATATAACAGATAGTCAAATAAGTTGACTGGTCCTGGTCCAGGTCTCCCAGCCACCAACCCACTCACCCACCCACCCAGTCGTCCAGCGATTCTTTGTTTAAACAAAATAGGCTGCCTGTAGCAGTTTATATCTTGCTAAGAGTCTCTTCAGGACTTGGCAGTCTCAGCAGTTGCCTCATCAGCTTACCTCATCAATCCCGGCCATGGAGATTGCCGTATCAGCAGTTGCAAGTGAACTTGTGAGCCGGTTCATCTCCTTCCTGATGAACAAGTGCCACTCAACCCATGCGCAGTCAGAGGAAAAGATGGTGGAAAGGTTGCAACATCTCCTAATGAGAGCTTGCATCATCGTCGAGGAGGCGGACGCTCGATACATAACAAACTCTGGGATGATGATGCAGCTCAAGATGCTCTCGGAGGCCATGTACCGAGGTCACAGCATCCTCGATGCCTCGAGGTACCGAGCCCTCCAAGACGGTGTTGGCTTTGACGAGGTTAGCAGCAACGACTCATCTAGCAGCAGTTTGTATTTAATCGTTCCAGACTTTCCCGTCAAGCATTCTCGAACAGCAGCGGTGAAAGGCAACAAGGCCATGGGCCTCGACTCACATGCTGCTTTGGAAAGCTTAGAAATTGCTATCGCAAACATGTCAGAGTTTGTTGTGCTTCTCGGTGGATGTGAGCGCATGTCCCGTAggccatatgatgtttatctttacaCCGACAACTTCATGTTTAGCCGACATGCTGAAAAGCAAAAGCTTTTGAGCTTCTTGTTGGAGCACAATGATCCTTCAGGTGATCATGCATTAGCCATTCTTCCGCTCATAGGTGGCGCCGCGGTTGGGAAGAAAACTTTGGTTGCTCATGTGTGTGGCGATGAAAGGGTTCGTTCACGCTTCTCCTCTATTTTGCACTTGAATGGAGACAGCCTTTTGGGGACACTTGGTGATGGGAGGGCCATGATTGGGATAATGTTGGTAGTTATTGAGTTTGCTTCTGATGTAGGTGATGATGACTGGAAAACATTCCACTCATTTCTCATAAGAATGGGCAGAGGAAGCAAGATCATCATTGTAAGTAAGCTTAAAAGAATAGCCCGGTTTGGAACAATGAAACCAATTTTACTAAGTGGGCTATCTCATGATGAGTTGACGTACCTTTTCAAGGCACTCGCCTTCGGAAGTGTAGAGCCAGCAGAACATCCGCGGCTAGTACAAATAGCAGATGAATTTGCCACGGTGATCCACAGTTCGCAAATTTCACTTGTCGCAACAAACATGTTCACGGATGTGTTGAGAAGCAACCTTGATGTTCAGTTCTGGCATTGTATATTAGACAAGGCAGCAAGAATGGTTAAAAGAAACCGCTCCATTTATGGTGTGAACCCAACCATGCGCATAAAACAAGGCCATCAAGTGGACATAACAGACATTGCTTTGCATCCACTAAGCATGAAACCTTATAGTGATACTATGTCAATCAAGACAGAATTGCCAATTGTGACATTTCGGGAACTTATAACAGATCCTAGTGTTAGGCCGAAAGGAGACTTCACTCTAATTGCATGGGAATCAAGGATAGCCCctcataaatcatttcctaattatgttacaagtcatgctcAGGATACATATCAAAGTAGTGCCCTGCTAGGGAGGAAGCGACAAGGAGTGCCAATCTAATTTTATTTCAGAACTTGTTATGTAACTTGTTGTAATTTTTTGATACATGACAATTCAACTAAATATATTACATATCTCGACTGACATACAGTGAACTTATATGTTTTATCCGATCCAACAACCCCTCTTGATCTTCTTAGATAACCTACTGCTACTGTTGACACCGTGGTATTCTCAGTGAAGAAAATACAATTCGGACCATACTATTCATCAAACAGtgttttttgtcattttttccagaaTCCAACGAATGACATTTCTTTGTGAAACTTAATGCGCAAGCATGCCGGCCGTccataaaaattcagattttttattctagtattttttttgaattactgttTATAAGGGGTTCATGCGGAACCATATTCACCGAATCCACGTTCAACAACAAATATAAAAAGGTGACAAAACTTCACATCATGCGTAGAATGATTGACCAAGTTTGATACccccaaaatttcagaatttttaaaaTTTTACTAGTATTTTTTCCAAAACTACTTTTCACGTGGGTGCATGTGGAACCATGTTCAGCTTTATATTTTCACTATTCagtggtaggctagaggtgaaatccATAAAATATCGCAACCAACTCATAGTTCTAACACATGgaaagcaagcttccacgcacccctgtccatgccTAGTTCTTTGGTTATACTCCAGTCCATCAGATCCCTCTTTGCAGACTCCTCTCATGTCAagttcggtctaccccgacctTTCTTGACATTATCGGCAATgccttagccgtccgctatgcagcgCCGCTTCTGGAGGCCTATGCTAAAtaagcccaaaccatctcagacaatGTTGGGCAAGCTTCTCTCCaatcggtgctaccccaactctatctcgtatattgtCATTCTGGACTCGCTCCTTCCTTGTGTGTCCATGCATCCATCTCAATATGCGCATCTCCGGCACAATTAACTGTTGAACATAATGCCTTCTAGTCAGCCAACACTCAGCGTCATACAACATTACGGGTCGAACCACTGTCTTATAGAATTTACCTTTTAGCTTTAGTGGCACTTTCTTGTCATAGAGAATATCAGAAGCTTGGCTTACTGATGAAACATAAATTAGAGAACAAGAAAGTGTTACATGCAAATTATCATCGTCACACAGTCCATACTAGCATTACTAAAGTTGATGCTAACTAAAGTTGTGTAGTGACCCGACCGAATGGAtcaaagtctctatgcttaagcgtctccctggatcggtatgttgacacacacacagtactcgaggatttataacagagtgcaatcacatgtaataagtaacgtaaataccattacctcaatccatatagtggAAGTAACATCAAGGTTGTGGAGCCCCAACAACACCAATggaaaagttgagtgtagacatcgtaaccctaacgtatcacttactcgtcgtaagattcctgaaacatgagacgttgcagccatgtaggtcagtacattgaatgtactggcaaattcacaccgtagaataatgatgaacaatatctatcactacatgcatatttggctggtggaggctccaagtttagtttttgcataaagctaaattttccctacaacaaaagaataaatttcgtttactacaaagtttatacccatattgagaaggttcccccaactcaatcACATAATTAATCATTAAACTcaatacattaaataaagagtgatgagatcaacaaaatattcacttccagatactcaaaattgtccattaccagggacacggctaaccatgattagtttatacactctgcagaggtttgcgcactttttcccacaagactcgatagcCTCCCTTGAAGCCCtcacactgcctggtgtttgagaacgggatgaccgagacacagtctttcagaagcatttactctctactccgggcggatcggtacacctacaatccccctacatctgctagtccacctcttcaagagctcacgcaacttactcaactataccagagcccataatggcttgtggctacacacggaaatttctagttatgaaatatcatatgatccctttgagcctgggtggcgaaccgaggaaaaatcacacgggtactctgggactcCCTTGGGCAAGcattgggttctccaggtgcccgggcaagccACTGGGTTCTCTagagtgcctcaaccaatccacccagatgtgtattaaagtcgcCACCTTAAGTTTCTCTtagttattatctctcacaacttgcatgattctcacataccattccccgtctacgagcatggctaagcaatatatgacataACGAAGAAACCCGGGGTGTTTCAAGgatcataggttcctacctcagGAACTACATAGCAAATGCCCAAtttccaatcctactcatgcaatctttgagggccaATGCATAGTAATAATTtggtattgaaaagtatgatcaaagtgtgaacttgcattgtactgttgatgaagatccgTCGCACTCATAATTCCTGGTAGTtttactcgtcacactccgatcaatctatcgtaagcaagcaattgcatacataagcactcaagcaaaagatGCAAAGGGAAATCGAGAAAAAGAGccaaataaaactcaaaaacaagcaaataacGAATCTAAAGAGAAAACAAATTTTAATAGCAATATATTTGTGTGGCTTAGATCTTAAcactaggtacatgtgattagataTGATTTACCAGAAGAATCAagtcaaacggagttacgaaactcaagaaacAGACGAAACAAGATTGAATACTAATCTAAACTAAActtaaattttaaattgtcaaaaacatgttcaagttggtttactggacaGACAGGATCGTTACGAAGATTTAAGCGTTAGTTTCGTCGAAAATGGAGGCACGGATAAAAGATATGATTAAAAGAAAATTTgagtatgaatctgaacaaatttcgaaatttgaaaattgGAAAAGTTTATTTGATAAATTCACTAGATAAGTGGCGTTGGTTTCatttaatttggatgaacgagtaaaaagttatgactATTTAAAAAATCAGAGCCAAGCTGTTTTATGGAAGAAAAATATCTACATAATAAGCTACGCTAGTATATAAATAAAAaacgaagaaagatacctttataagctaGAGAAAAGACGACTAAAGAGAGGAGACAACTTCCAGAATTCCAgtcggagaggagaaatatatttttctttagtgaatctagtcaaaccaaaatattgatttaacccgaatcgaatGATTttcggaggctctatgggtctatatttataggtggaaaactgttttaggggtcaaaggctaggcaaggtgggactaaacatagacgaaAAGATAGAAAAGAGAAAAACGCACGGGTTCGGCCGGCCTGCGCACGCGctgcatttttctatttttttaggaAAAAGAAATATTTCTGAAAATAATTTTTTTCCAAGCATaaccgaaaaataaataaaagttgTTACGGGCATGTCTGCTGACTGTGTTGCGCACGCGGGCGTCTGATAGTTATGGGCCACACATAGAgtttcttttttttaaaataaaaacaaaaagtgaaaaaactgaataacgaaaatacaaataaaattgtacataggcatattatatgtCAAACTTTTCAGAAAATTATTTTCTACAACATGAGTTATTTTTCcaagtcaaataaaatccacaaaaattgaaATAAACCAAATAATGCTACTGTAGCAACAAATCCCATAAAAATTATTGTAAAAATACCAACATGATTTCAAATATATTTCTATCCAAATTTATATTGtaaggaatcattttaccctatttcccttatattttatttttggacaaAAATAatgtgaataaaacccaaataactccaaattgaaaataatttcaaagggactttaaattttattcttttaaacttccaactcatatttcatacagtttgaagaagtcattttatcttctctgatgaaaatcattgagttgcataaattttctgaattggaaatatttccaaatgaaattcaaatcttttcaaaacccttttcatttattatggaagaagtcatgtcatcttctctttagggttttgtatttgaaaagcatttgaattcatggagatcataaatgcaaggtgaaagtttgggaaagccaTTTCATtctctctcatttaactttcaaaaagtttcaaatttcagtcGATTTCACACaaacaaccacaccacaatcaaacaaacaatcaaaactatttctttaatataacattccaaaatttagaattttgggatgttacaaacctaccacccttaaaatgaatctcaccctcgagattcggagaggctagcaaggattAGGTTGGGTTcgagggtctcctcaaaatccattgatCGTCACAGagcgtctggggtgctaccacccttagaaacatggttatggttccatcaaaactcatatactccatccttattgttgacagtgtcgatcttctcagatcttcaggataattcctcctCTGGGCTCTTCCGATAGTGGCATAACatttttcctcaattcttttgcCCTTTTATCTTTgtaaggttcttccgagactggatcttcttagctgacagctctggcgccaatactaaacaactatcaatATCTCATGGAGGTCAACAATTTATGCTTTCTCCTGCAGGAGATGGGTCTGGGCTTCATttctcaccgtatgacctacgattggcaacagctgccttgtacaCGGGAAAATTGTCATAGCATTCTAACGTTCAATTAGGCTTAATATCgctgtctctctactataggtaagtcactcaaatttaccatcccacatagcagaggcgaataataagagtaagtcggcatggtgatcgatccattccgcacccaaatcattacgttttatatggtttagtgaatctcgcattctaacactcggtcatcctcacaagcattccataatttctcttgtcgacgaaccaagttcggataaatccattgattctgcaagccaaatgaacatctatcgtttcttcacatctctcaggttttgcgtagtcTCCTATAAGATCATCTGTTGAtaaagtcgtaacttcttccagggtttttccctcAGCAAgactgtgcttgcttcttggcaggtcctggggactGTGGGTTATGGCTCATCtcgtcacttgtaaaccttgaactcatcatcagtGGCaaatgatcattattccaacttccagcttcctagcattcttgAAACCATCCAATTATACGGTTTCCCTTCATTCTATTGGTACCAAACTatgacgtgattactcagactcatcatggagtcacAGTTGCTCCATActaccaacattatacctcctttatatccaatagtactttatcccttcatattcttggggtatcTGACATATcaagataaaacttatacttatttTGTCTGTAGTCCACTCCGTGGGATATCATTATCTTTTCCAGCGGTAAcgtgtcctcacagggtactaccacccttaaaatgcaaaaATTCATCCATAgaacatatttctcatatcctcgaaaatggtcaaaatctttcttcatagagtaacaactcgtaAAATTCCACGTATGACACATGAACTTTATTGGTTTCATGAATTTATTGTAATCTcttgcatttccattacatgcctcaactccacACCTCAATATACAAGAATTGTTCCCACTAATACTACTATATTTCTCACAGACTCAACTATTTAACACGAATAtcctcattgggacaatctctggcaacgTGTCATGCTTCATTACAAAGGAAACATATTACttttgacaagtctcgaggtttccttgtgatcatatagcctccttgggtcctcggcttcctttttgggcaaccactgaagtagtgccctgaacccttgcacctgaaacatgtgatatgactcaggttcttccttgtagaaattgggttgttctggggaTACATTCTGTTTCTCTTCCTGGATTTTTCCATGCCAATTAGgaattctatttcctgtgggtcatactctacttccattgtcgagaattctactagatcccccttcagacaattttgggagatgtgtccttcttctccacatgaatagcatgacttggtgcatggtttaattgggtcttcttcgGGTGTGTCCTTGACCTGTTCCTTCATCACA is a window of Triticum dicoccoides isolate Atlit2015 ecotype Zavitan chromosome 2B, WEW_v2.0, whole genome shotgun sequence DNA encoding:
- the LOC119366816 gene encoding uncharacterized protein LOC119366816 yields the protein MEIAVSAVASELVSRFISFLMNKCHSTHAQSEEKMVERLQHLLMRACIIVEEADARYITNSGMMMQLKMLSEAMYRGHSILDASRYRALQDGVGFDEVSSNDSSSSSLYLIVPDFPVKHSRTAAVKGNKAMGLDSHAALESLEIAIANMSEFVVLLGGCERMSRRPYDVYLYTDNFMFSRHAEKQKLLSFLLEHNDPSGDHALAILPLIGGAAVGKKTLVAHVCGDERVRSRFSSILHLNGDSLLGTLGDGRAMIGIMLVVIEFASDVGDDDWKTFHSFLIRMGRGSKIIIVSKLKRIARFGTMKPILLSGLSHDELTYLFKALAFGSVEPAEHPRLVQIADEFATVIHSSQISLVATNMFTDVLRSNLDVQFWHCILDKAARMVKRNRSIYGVNPTMRIKQGHQVDITDIALHPLSMKPYSDTMSIKTELPIVTFRELITDPSVRPKGDFTLIAWESRIAPHKSFPNYVTSHAQDTYQSSALLGRKRQGVPI